In Xylanibacter ruminicola 23, a single genomic region encodes these proteins:
- a CDS encoding T9SS type A sorting domain-containing protein, with protein sequence MRRILLISTILFLLAAPVLATGMLMDPASSAQFDEPSIAVEGHIVTVSGAQGKTLQVVSLTGRLVAEYEIDAPVQRLELNLSKGCYILKVGKVVRKVSIR encoded by the coding sequence ATGCGGAGAATTCTACTCATATCAACCATATTGTTCCTACTGGCAGCCCCGGTTTTAGCTACTGGAATGCTGATGGATCCGGCTTCTTCGGCACAATTCGATGAACCATCGATAGCGGTCGAAGGACATATTGTGACTGTAAGTGGTGCTCAAGGCAAAACGCTTCAGGTGGTATCGCTTACAGGTCGGTTGGTGGCAGAATATGAGATTGATGCCCCCGTTCAGCGTTTGGAACTAAATCTTTCTAAAGGGTGTTACATATTAAAGGTCGGAAAAGTAGTTCGCAAGGTATCCATCCGATAA